Proteins found in one Syntrophales bacterium genomic segment:
- a CDS encoding ABC transporter ATP-binding protein — protein sequence MVSMKAITRTFVKDSMTVKVLRGIDLDIASGETLAVLGVSGSGKTTLLQILGLLDHPSSGSVFYDGIDAFAGDERTRARFRNRRIGFVFQFHHLLPEFTAAENAMMPACIAGMPRGEALLKAEIALTEVGLGDRLSHKPGELSGGEQQRVAVARAMIMEPAILLADEPTGNLDAATGRKIIELLLQLNRERGTTLVVVTHNTSMAGRMSRTVTLKDGTLHVL from the coding sequence ATGGTATCGATGAAAGCAATAACCAGGACATTCGTCAAGGACAGCATGACCGTCAAGGTTCTCAGAGGCATCGATCTTGACATCGCCTCCGGCGAAACCCTGGCCGTCCTGGGCGTGTCGGGGTCGGGAAAAACCACTCTCCTGCAGATACTCGGCCTCCTTGATCATCCCTCGAGCGGTTCGGTCTTCTACGACGGTATCGACGCTTTTGCCGGGGACGAACGGACACGGGCACGGTTCAGAAACCGCAGGATAGGCTTCGTCTTTCAATTCCATCACCTGCTTCCCGAATTTACCGCCGCCGAGAACGCCATGATGCCCGCCTGCATCGCCGGTATGCCCCGCGGGGAAGCTCTGCTCAAAGCGGAGATTGCCTTGACTGAGGTGGGACTTGGTGATAGGTTATCGCACAAACCGGGAGAACTGTCAGGGGGGGAACAACAGCGAGTGGCCGTGGCGCGCGCGATGATCATGGAGCCCGCCATACTTCTTGCCGATGAGCCCACGGGCAACCTGGACGCGGCAACGGGGCGGAAGATCATCGAGTTACTGCTTCAATTGAATCGGGAGCGGGGAACCACGCTGGTCGTCGTGACCCACAATACTTCCATGGCCGGTCGCATGTCGCGCACCGTAACTCTGAAGGATGGTACATTGCATGTCCTGTAA
- a CDS encoding lipoprotein-releasing ABC transporter permease subunit has translation MGYELFVSIRYLRAKRKQTIISVNTLISTLGIFLGVAALIIVLSVMSGFETELRNKILGINSHILLMRLDGSMEEYRQVMDEVKHLDRVVASTPFVYGQAMVKKGNRVTGTVLRGIAPESALSVITVGSMTAGDMSALADDATAIEGGDLPPVVIGRELAGILGARYGDEVEVLLPMGIPTPMGTMPRIQKFTVAGIFESGFYEYDSTLTFLSLSDSKRFLNTGDAVTGVEIKIDSIYRAGEVAGKIEERLGYPYRARTWMEMNRNLFSALKLERTVMFIILSLIVLVAAFNIIITLIMSVMEKTGDIAILKSMGATRGSIMKIFMIQGLIIGSVGTFLGCVAGVLIARNIESVAAFVERVFGITVLPKDVYYFPTLPSQVNYPDVALIVLITLVLCFAASLYPAWTASRLDPAEALRYE, from the coding sequence GTCAGCATCAGGTATCTCAGGGCAAAACGCAAGCAGACCATCATCTCCGTCAACACGCTCATTTCCACCCTGGGCATCTTTCTCGGAGTGGCGGCGCTGATCATTGTCCTGTCCGTCATGAGCGGTTTTGAGACCGAGCTTCGCAACAAGATACTGGGTATCAACTCGCACATTCTTCTCATGCGTCTTGACGGTTCCATGGAGGAGTACCGGCAGGTGATGGACGAGGTGAAGCACCTGGACCGGGTCGTGGCGTCAACACCCTTCGTGTACGGACAGGCCATGGTGAAGAAGGGAAACCGCGTTACCGGTACAGTGCTTCGGGGTATCGCGCCGGAGAGCGCTCTTTCGGTAATTACCGTTGGATCGATGACGGCGGGCGACATGTCCGCCCTTGCCGATGACGCGACCGCCATCGAGGGTGGTGATCTTCCTCCCGTCGTCATCGGCAGGGAGCTTGCAGGCATCCTGGGAGCCCGGTACGGAGACGAGGTCGAGGTGCTCCTTCCCATGGGGATTCCCACGCCCATGGGCACCATGCCCCGCATCCAGAAGTTCACCGTGGCGGGCATCTTCGAGTCCGGATTCTATGAATATGACTCGACGCTGACCTTTCTGTCCCTTTCAGACAGCAAGCGGTTTCTCAACACGGGAGACGCTGTAACCGGAGTGGAAATCAAAATAGACTCCATATACCGCGCCGGGGAAGTGGCCGGCAAGATCGAAGAGCGGCTCGGCTATCCCTACCGGGCGCGGACCTGGATGGAGATGAACAGGAATCTTTTTTCGGCGCTCAAGCTGGAACGGACCGTCATGTTCATCATTTTGAGCCTTATCGTGCTGGTGGCCGCCTTTAACATCATTATTACACTTATCATGTCGGTCATGGAAAAGACCGGTGACATCGCGATCCTGAAATCCATGGGAGCCACCAGGGGCAGTATCATGAAAATATTCATGATACAGGGCCTCATCATCGGCTCCGTGGGTACGTTCCTGGGATGTGTCGCCGGAGTCCTGATCGCCCGGAACATCGAATCCGTCGCGGCCTTTGTCGAGAGGGTGTTCGGCATTACCGTTCTCCCCAAGGACGTCTATTACTTCCCTACGCTTCCCTCACAGGTGAATTATCCCGATGTGGCCCTCATCGTTCTGATTACCCTGGTGCTGTGCTTCGCGGCATCCCTATATCCCGCGTGGACCGCGTCCCGGCTCGATCCGGCGGAAGCCCTTCGGTACGAATAG